AAACAATTAACACAGCCACTCCCTGTAGGGGTGAGTGCACCACAAGCATATTATCCGATTGCTGTTGATAAAGTTCGCTATGTTGGAGAACCTGTTGTCGTGATCGTTGCGGAGAACAGATATATTGCAGAAGATGCGTTAGAAAAAATAAAAGTAGAGTATGAACCGCTTCAAACAGTTGTTCAAATTTCAGATGCGCTTTCAGAAGATTCTATACCATTACATGAAGAGGTTGGAAGTAACATTCTGAATGAACGTCATTTTGATTATGGTAATGTTGATCAAGCATTTGAAGATGCCAATTACATCATAAAAAGGAAGTTTGAGTTTCCGAAAGTAAACGCAACTCCAGTTGAAAATTATGGAGTTATCGCCGATTACACAAGCAGTGAAGAAAACTATACGATTTGGTCTAACTTCCATGGCCCTTTTACCCTTCATTCTGTTATGAAGGCAGCACTGAATGTCCCAAGTAATCAACTTCGAATTATTACACCGAAAGATATTGGGGGAAGTTACGGGATTAAATCAGGTGTTTACCCATACATGGTCCTCATAGCAGTTGTTTCAAGAATTGTCGGTGTTCCAGTGAAATGGATTGAAGATAGACAGGAACATTTAATGGCAAGTTCCAGTGGTACAGATCGTGTCACATGGGTTGAAGCAGCAGTGAAGAACAATGGAACAATTTTAGGTCTTAAGATGAAATATGCTGATAATGTTGGTGCTTATATCCGTGCGCCGGAACCAGCATCACTATATCGGAATCATTCTAATATTACTGGTGCTTACCGAATTCAAAATGTCCGATTAGAGGCAATTGCAGTTACAACGAATAAATCACCGACAGGACTTATTCGAGGATATGGTGGTCCGCAACATTATTTCCCGCTAGAGCGAATGATACAAATTATTTCCGAGGAATTAAATATCGATGTTGTTGAAGTGGTGGAAAGAAACTTAATTCAAAAAGATGAATTCCCATATCTAACTGCTTCAGGTGGGATGTATGATAGTGGTGATTATCATACAGCATTGCAATTAGCATTGGATTCTATTAATTATAAAGATTTTAAGAAAAAACAAAAGGAAGGTTGGAAACAAGGAAAATATTTAGGTATTGGTTTTGCTAGTATTGTAGAACCCTCTGGGTCGAATATGGGATATGTCACTTTGGCGTTAACACCGGAGGAAAGAGCAAAAGGACTTCCAAAATCTGGAGCTGCAGAGGGGGCGACCGTATCAATTGACCCAATGGGTGGTATCACTGTTCGAATTAGTACAGTACCTACAGGGCAAGGGCATGAAACAGTTGCAGCGCAAATCGTTGCAGATACGCTTGGAGTTGAGTCAAGTATGGTAAAAGTAATTGCGGAGCTTGATACTTCAACAAGTCCCTGGACAGTAGCTTCAGGAAGTTATTCCAGTCGCTTTGCTCCTATTGGTTCAAGTGCCATTTATTTAGCTGCACATAAAGTAAAAACAAAACTACTAAAAATTGCAGCGAAGCAATTAGAAACAACTGTAGAAGAATTAACAATGGGAAATGGAAAAGTGTATAAAGAATCGAATCCAGGGATTAGTATTTCTCTAAAACGATTGATCGGTACAACGCACTGGAATCCAGAAGTACTACCAGAGGGTCTAGAACCTGGACTTCATGAATCCGCTTTTTATACTTTACCAGAGGCTAAGGCACCAACGGAATTAGATACTGTGAATGGATCTGTCACCTATGGATTTGTTTTTGATGCTGTGAAGGTGGAAGTTGATATTAATACTGGAGAAGTAAAAATATTAGACTATTTCACAGTTCACGATGCTGGTAAACTTTTAAATCCTAAAATCGCAAATGGACAGATTCTTGGGGGACTTACCCATGGTTTAGGAGCAGCAATCTATGAAAACCTAGTCTATGACAAAAATGGCCAGTTACTCACTGGAAGCTTCATGGATTATCTCGTTCCAACTGCAACGGAAATACCAAATATTACAATTAAGCATATTGAAACACCATCACCACTGACAGTTCTTGGTGCAAAGGGACTTGGTGAAGGAAATACAATGAGTGCACCAGCAGTTATTGCCAATGCTGTAACGGATGCACTAAAACCACTAGGGGTTACGATTGAGCAGTTACCTCTATCACCAGATTATATTTGGAATAAAATTCACAAAAAGAAAATAGTGGAAGTATAGAATAGGAGGGTATTCAATGGATGGAAAAGGAAGTATCAAGCTACAAGGAAATAAAGAAACAGTTTTCGCAAGCCTATTGAACCCAGAAGTATTGAAGAATTGCATTATGGGTTGTAAAGAACTTAATCAACAAGAAGAGAATGTATACCAAGTAGATTTATCTGTTGGGGTGGCAGCGGTTAAGGGAAAATACGATGCAACGATTCGTTTAGCAGACGTAGAGGCTCCGAAAAGTTATCGATTAATCGTACATGGCGAAGGGGGACCAGGATTTGTTGATGCGGAAGCAGAAATCCAGCTAGTAACAGTTGAAAACAATATAACGGAATTAAATTATACGTATGAAGCTCAAGTTGGCGGGAAAGTAGCTTCTATTGGTCAAAGGATGCTAAGTGGAGTAGCAAAGTTAATCATTAACGATTTCTTTAAGAAAGTGAAAAAAGAATTAGAAAAAGTGAGTAACATGGAAGGAGAACTTCGCTAATGAAACCAGCAGCCTTTTCCTATTTATGTCCATCAACGATAGAAGAAGCGATGGATCTATTAACTGAATATGGAGACGAAGGTAAAATTATTGCCGGTGGTCAAAGTTTTGTTCCTATTTTAAATATGCGCATGTCAGAGCCTGAATATTTAATTGACATTCACCTATTAAAGGAGCTAGAGGGAATACGGTTAGAAGACAACGTCATAAAAATTGGCGCATTGACAACACAACGAAATTTAGAAGAAAGTGTGCTGATTAAAGAAAATTTTCCAGTTCTTGAGCAAGCAGTTAAGTTTATTGGCCATGTTCAAACAAGGAATAGGGGAACCGTAGGAGGTAGTGTAGCGCATGCAGATCCAAGTGCGGAATTACCACTATCTTTCCTTGCACTAAATGCAGAAATCATAGTGCAAAGTGCTAGCGATACAAGAACGGCTGATATTAATGAATTTTTCTTGACGTATTTAACAACAGATATGATGCCAGATGAGATTTTAACAGAAATTCGTGTACCAATCCAGCAGCCGAAAGGGTATGCCTTTGAAGAATTTAGTAGAAGACATGGTGATTTTGCATTGGTTTCAGTTGTTTGTCTTTTATCTATAGATAATGACGCAAAAATTGATTCTGTACGACTTGTGTTAGGCGGAATTGATGCAGTCCCTGTTTTGGCTGATGAAGCAATGGATTTTCTTATTGGAAAAGAACCTACTGAAAAAGTGTTAGAAGAAGCAGCAGAATTAGCCATCGAAAATGCTGACCCAGATGAAGATTTGCATGCATCTATTGATTATCGCTTACATCTAGCGAAGACACTAACGAAAAAAGCAATACAAAAAGCTTATAACATGGAGATAGGGGGGAGGAATAATGGTTGAAATTGTTCAAGATCAAAGGGCTAAAGTTAGTTTAACAATCAATGGGAGAGTAGTAGAAAAATATGTAGAGCCACGAAGGTTACTAAGTGATTTTATTCGTGAAGACCTTGCACTTACAGGTACCCATGTAGGCTGTGAACACGGTGTCTGTGGATCTTGTACTATCCTATTTAATGGATCTGCGGTAAGAAGTTGTCTTATGTTTACCGTACAAGCAGATGGTTCAGAGATAAAAACTATCGAAGGTTTATTTGAAAATGGAGAAATGAGTTCATTACAAGAGGCGTTTATTGAATCACATGGTTTGCAATGTGGATTCTGTACACCAGGAATTTTAATGTCAGCTTATGAAATTTTACAAAGTGATACAAGACCATCAAAAAAAGAAATAAAAGAAATACTCTCAGGACATTTGTGCCGTTGCACAGGATATGAGGGAATCATTGAGGCAATTGAAAAAGCATTTGATAGGAAAAGTAAGGAGTGAAAAATGTGAATCTTGGAAATATGTTTGAGTTTTCAGTAAAACGTTTCCCTGAAAACACTGCAATTGTAGAAGAAAATAAAAGGTATACTTATCGAGAATTTAATAGCCAAATCAATAAGTTAGCCGTATCCTTACAAGAATCTGGCATTGAAAAAGGAGACCGTGTCGTAATTATTTTAAAAAACCGACTAGAAACAGTTGCACTTTATTGGGCTATTCAAAAAATTGGTGCGGTGTTTACTCCAATTAATTTTCGATTATCCACAGATGAAGTTGCATATTGTGTCAACAATGCAGAAGCAAAGGCAGTTATTTATGAACCAATTAGTGAAGAGGTTGTATTACAATCTAACTTTATTAAAAAACCGATACTTGTTAGTATTTTGGGAGCTAAAGGTGGTGACATAACATACGAGGAAATGCTCCAACAAGAGAATGAAGATTATGATGTGCCGTATATTGACATGAATGATATATGTCTCATGTTGTATACATCAGGAACAACTGGAAAACCAAAAGGAGTTCCACGCTCTCATATGAATGAGTATAGTGCTGCAACTGCACACATTATTCAAAATAATTATACTAAACATGAAAGCACGATAGGCGCAATGCCGCTTTACCACACCATGGGTATGCGTTCCTTAGTGACCATGGGGCTTTTAAATGGGAAGTTTGTTATGACACCTGATTACAATGTGGAAAATACGTTAAAAGTACTAGATAAAGAAAAAATTACTTGTGTTTATCTTATTCCAACAATTTTTCATGATATTATACATCACAAAGATTTTGATGAGTTCAATTTGCGAAATCTTAAGAAAATTGGCTATGCAGGTGCCGCAATGACAACTGAGCTAACGGAAAAATGTTTCGAAAAATTCAAACCGGAAGTATTTGTAAATCACTATGGAAGTACAGAAGTATATACGTTCTCTATTTGTGATTATTTGGATAAGAAACCAGGTTGTGCTGGAAAACCAGGGTTTCATCAAGAATTACGTTTGATTAAACCAGATCCTGAAGGAAATGCTGATCCAAACGATTTAGTTCCTATAGGTGAACCAGGAGAAATTATTGTAAATATCGATTCACTAGAGGCTTTCAAAGGTTATTGGAACCGACCAGATACGAATAAAAAAGCGATTAGATCTGGTTGGTACTTCACCGGTGATATGGGGGTTCTTGATGAAGATGAGGACTTAAATGTTGTTGGTAGAGTAGATGACATGATAATTTCTGGAGGGGAAAATATCCACCCATTAGAGGTGGAAAACGTACTAGCTGGACATCCAGAAGTATTGGAAGTAACGATTGTTGGAATTACAGATAGTCACTGGGGTGAAAAAGTAGTTGCTTATATTGTAAGCGGTAGCAAAAATTTAACTTCAGAGGAACTTGATATTTATTGCAAAAATTCGAATAACCTAGCTAATTTTAAACGTCCAAAAGAATATCGTTTTGTGAAAGAAATACCGAAGAGTCCAGTTGGTAAAATTTTAAGAAGAATTTTAAAAGATACCTATCAAGGGGAAATAAAGGAGAGTGTATAACATGGTTAACAGTATAGTACAGGAATGGGATCATATTACGGTTGAAAAAAATGTGGAGGAGAAAACAGCAACAATCACATTAGATCGCCCTGAAAAAATGAATACGCTTAGCTTTATTGCACGATCACATTTATCGCAGATTTTTGATATTTTAAACAATGATGATGATGTAAAAGTTATATTAATAAAAGGTGCTGGTGAAAAAGCATTTACTTCAGGGGGGGACATTGCTCAATTTATGGAAAGACATCCAGTAGAACTTTCCGAGCTCCATGTCAATGTTGCCGCACCGGAACGCTCTCCCAAACCAGTAATCGCTCAACTTCAAGGATATACATTCGGAGTGGGGCTAGAAATTGCTTTGGCATGTGATTTTCGTGTAGCTGCAGATAATACATTACTTGCATTGCCAGAAATTAATATAGGAATGATCCCAGGAAGTGGTGGTTCTCAGCGAGTAACAAAAATTGCAGGAATTGGAAGAGCGAAAGATATGATCTTACGTGGTAGAAGAGTTCCTGCTCACGAGGCGCATAACTGGGGGTTAGTAACAGCGGTAACAAGTTCTGAAAACCTAGAAGAAGAAACCAATAAAATTGTAAAAGATTTAACCTCCAAGTCACCAATGACATTGAAAGTATTAAAACGAGTACTTAATACAGCACAAGATTCGTCACTAAGTACTGGAATGGAAATTGAAGGGTTTGCATACGGAATGCTTCGTTCAACAGAAGATTTTAATGAAGGCGTTCAAGCTTTCGAGAATAAAGAGAAACCAAAATTTAAGGGGAAATAAACTACTGGATAAATAGTAAAAAACAAGTTAGGCAGGGAGAGTCTTTAACATGGATTTTCCCTTCCTTTAAAATAAAGGAATTTAGCATTTTGTTGACTGTTGTGAAATCGACAAAAGGGGAGAAATAGATGAAATCAATCAGTAATAATTTTAAAAATGTTACGAAGTATCTTAATGAAAAAACTTTAAGTACTGGTATCCTTGCGACAATCTTTGGATGTACGGGCCCTGCATTAATAATTATTGGTGGCGCAAGAGATGCAGGTCTAACAACAGAACAAATGATTTCATGGCTTTTCGCTGTTTACTTTTTTGGTAGTTTAATAGGAATTTACATGGCATTGAAGTATAAACAACCTATTGTTGGAGCCTATTCTATTCCTGGAGCAGTATTAGTTGCCGCGGGGTTACAGTCCTATTCATTGAATGAAATATCGGGTGCTTATTTAGCTGCTGGTATTATCGTATTAATATTAGGATTAAGTGGATTAATTGGAAAAATTATGAATTGGATTCCTGTTCCAATTGTCATGGCGATGATTGTGGGAGCAATGATTAAATTTGGTACGGATATGATTGTTTCCATACAGGGAGCACCGTTAATTGTTGGTGGGGCAATTGTAGCTTATTTGTTATCATCGCGGTTAATCCCAAAATTACCACCAATACTAATTGCATTTATTATTGGATGTATTTTAGCCGCCTTTACTGGTCAATTTCAAGTGGGAGAAATGCAAACTGGTTTAGCACTTCCTCAAATTTTGATGCCTGTGTTTAATATTGAAGCGATTATCTCTGTAGGTATTCCTTTAGCTTTATTAGTAATTGGTGCAGAAAACGCACAGTCTATTGGTGTTCTAATGGCAGAAGGTTATAAACCACCAATAAATGCAATGACGATTATTAGTGGTATTGGTGGAATTGTAACATCTTTCTTTGGGGGGCATAATGCAAATATAGCTGGGCCCATGACAGCAATTTGTGCATCTGAAGAATCTGGTGACAAAGAGGGAAGATATGTTTCTGTTTTGGTCAACGGTATCTTATTTGGTATTTTTGGTTTAGTTGCCGGTATTGCCGTATCATTTGTGGTTGTATTACCAAGTGTACTAATTGCTACTGTTGCAGGGTTAGCAATGGTTGGTGTGCTTGTAGCATCCTTACAAACGGCCTTTACAGGGAAAAAGTTTCAAATTGGAGCATTCTTTTCACTAATTATTGCCATGTCTGGAATTAGTTTCTTTGGAGTAAGTTCTCCTTTTTGGGCTTTAATCGGCGGTGTACTTGTTTCTTTGATACTTGAGAATAAGGATTTTAATGTTGAATCTATAGGTGATGAAAATAAACAAGAGGAGTTATCACAGATGGGTGTTTAATATAAGTTACTTAAAAAATCATTAATTTCCTATGTGAGATATAAATTGCATTTTTGGCTAATATGGAAAATTAAAGAGCTTAAATAATCATCAAACCCAATTTTTGATATATATTTGCATAGAATCATAATTAGAACTAATTTTTCTTACCACTAACATACATTTAGCTTTGAGAAGTCGTTTCGTGTAAGCAAAAAGTTGTAGAAATAGCAGTGGAATAACACGAACCCAAAAGAATGTCACTGTAAATATTAATCATACAATGATTGGAAACATTTATAAAATAGGTTGACGCAGTGCAAGCAAAGGTATGTTAAACGAAACCTTATGAAAGTGTTGTCGGCTAATTATTTCAGTAACACTGGAAAATATCTTTTTTTAAAAGATAACATGATGGAAAGAGAGGAAATGACATTTTTTAACGTTAAAGAGGATTGATTACTTTTATATTATTAGATAAACAGAGAAAAAGGAGAGATAAATCCGTATGACAGTAATAACAGACAAATTTGGCCGTCCTATGAAGGATCTTCGTATCTCTGTTATTGATCGTTGTAATTTTAGATGTAGATATTGTATGCCAAAAGAAATATTTGGAAGAGACTTTGTATTTATGCCTAAAGAGCAACTATTAAGTTTTGAAGAAATAGAACATATTGCAAAGTTATTTGTAGATTTAGGAATTAAAAAAATACGATTAACTGGTGGAGAACCATTACTCAGAAGAGACTTGCCTGTACTAATTGAAAAATTAGTGCGAATCGAAGGGGTAGAAGATATAGGTTTAACAACAAATGGCTCCTTACTTTTTAATATGGCACAAAAATTAAAAGACGCAGGGCTAAAACGTGTGAATGTAAGTTTAGATGCATTGGATAATACGTTATTTAAATCGATTAATGATAGTGGTGTGGGTCCAGAAAAGATATTAAAGGGTATCGAAAAAGCCAAAGAAGTTGGCTTAGAAGTAAAAGTGAATATGGTCGTAAAAAAAGGTATGAATGACGAGGAAATTGTTCCAATGGCAATGTACTTTAAAGAACAAGGGATTGCATTAAGATATATTGAGTTTATGGATGTTGGTCAGTCAAATGGGTGGAACTTCAATAAAGTAGTAACCAAAAAAGAAATCTTCCAGGAGCTATCTAAACATTTCGAGATGGAAGCTGTAGATCCTGCATACGTAGGTGAAGTAGCCAAACGTTATCGTTATATTGGAACAAACACGGAAGTTGGATTTATCACATCGGTATCCAATTCTTTCTGTTCTAGTTGCACAAGAGCGAGAATTGCCGCAGATGGAAAAATGTACAACTGTCTATTTGCAGAAAATGGTTTTGATTTTCGTCAAAGCTTACGATCTAAGAAAACGGATGAAGAAATAAAAAAAGAAATCATGAGTATATGGAGTAACCGGACGGATCGCTATTCTGATGAGCGAACAGAAGAATCAGCTAAACATAAAAAGAAAATTGAGATGTCTTATATTGGTGGATAGGAGAAATAAGTGATGGGAAATAGATATTCACGACAAACGCTTTTCAAACCAATTGGTGAAGGTGGACAAGAAAAGATTCGAAATAAGCATGTTCTCATCTTAGGCTGTGGGGCGTTAGGAACAGCTAATGCTGAAAACTTAGTACGTGCTGGGATTGGTAAGCTAACGATGATAGATAGAGACTATGTCGAATTAAGTAATTTACAAAGGCAGCAATTGTATACTGAAAAAGAGGTCTATGAACAAATTCCGAAAGCGATAGCAGCTAAACAACGTTTACAAGAAATCAATTCCTCAGTTGTTATCGAGGCACATATTATGGATTCCATACCAGTGACGCTTCAACCATTGTTAAAAAATGTAGATGTAATAATTGATGCTACCGATAATTTTGAAACGAGATTTATGTTAAACGACTTATCCAATAAGCAGCATATTCCATGGATTTATGGATCTTGTGTTGGTAGCACAGGGATGAGTTTTACAATTTTACCAGATGAGACGCCTTGTCTTGAATGCTTAATGGATACGATACCAGCGTCAGGGGCAACTTGTGATTCTGTAGGAATTATTTCACCAGCTGTACAGATGGTGGTTGCCCATCAAACGGCAGAAGCATTAAAAATTTTGGTGGAAGATAAAAAGGCTCTCCGTACATCACTCTTAACATTTGATTTATGGAATAATCATTATCATACCATGAAGGTGGAACGAGCGAAAAAAAAGAGTTGTCCATCATGTGGAGAAAAACCAAGCTATCCATCGCTAAATTATCAATTCAGTACAAAATCAGAGGTGCTTTGTGGCAGAAATACGGTTCAAATTAGAACATCCCAAGAACGTAATTTACATTTATTGAAAGAACAATTAAAAAGAATTGGATTAGTGAAAGCAAATGATTTTTTAATATCTATTGAATATGAGACATATCGTTTGGTTTTCTTTCAAGATGGAAGAACGTTAATTCATGGAACCAATTCAATTGAAAAGGCAAAAAGTATATATTATCAGTTAACAGGATGAAGGTGAATAACTGTGGTAGAAAGTAGAAAGCCAATTAAAGTAAATGAAGCCATCACACGTATGATGAATTTTGCAAAAGAAGGAAGTGTAGAATACATTCCAATTGAAAAAAGTTATGGTCGTTTTCTGGGAGAAGATTTAATCGCCGACCACCATGTCCCTCCATTTGACCGCTCTCCATATGATGGTTTTGCTGTGCGTGCAATGGATACGGATCATGCTTCTAGTAATAGTCCAGTCGAACTGAAAATAGTAGGAGAGGTTGGTGCTGGGAGTGTTTTTGAACGTCCGGTAGCAGAAGGGGAAGTCGTTCGAATTATGACTGGAGCACAGATTCCTAACGGTTGTAACGCTGTCTTTATGCTTGAAGAGGTAAACGAATCAGAAAAAAATGGAAAAAAATATATTCAGATAAAAAGAAGTGTGAAATCAGGAAAAAATATTTCTTTTACTGGTGAGGATACCAAAAAAGGAACAATACTTACAAAGAAGGGAATATATATCACTCCTGGGGTAGTAGCACTACTTGCAACATTTGGTTACAAAAAAGTGCCGGTAGCCAAGAAGCCTATAATTGGAATCATTGCAACTGGCAGTGAATTATTAGAGGTGGATGAAGCTTTGGAACCAGGGAAAATTCGGAACAGCAATGCCTATATGATTCAATCACAAATTACTCGTGCAGGTGGAAAAGCTCTATACCTAGGACAACTTAGTGATGATTTTGAAGTATGCTATAAACAAGTGAAAGATGCCATTGACGAGGTGGATATGCTAATTACTACTGGAGGCGTATCTGTCGGCGATTATGACTATTTACCAGATATTTATGCAAAGCTTGATTGTAATGTTTTGTTCAATAAAATTAAAATGCGACCTGGCAGTGTGACAACGGTAGCTGAAAAAAACGGGAAATTATTATTTGGACTATCCGGGAACCCATCCTCATGCTATGTCGGTTTTGAACTTTATACTCGGCCTGCTGTTCGTAAGTTTTTGCATAATAGTCACCCATTTTTAAAGAAAGAAATGGCTCAACTTGGTGCGGATTTTCTAAAGACCAATCCATTTGATCGTTTTATAAGGGGACATATGAGCTATCAAAACGGTCGTTTAGTTGCAAATTCAGTTGGGTTGGATAAACCAAATGTTGTTTCGTCCTTAGCGAAAGCCAATATTCTCATTATGCTGCCAGGAGGAACCAGAGGTTATGAAACAGGGATGGATATACCAGTCATTCTATTAGAAGATCAGGAAGGAATGGCAATGGAACAATTTTTTGATAGGGATGTCAATTCCAGAAAGGGTTAGAGAAATGATGGTTAATTCATTATACGAGATCGTTGAGGAGCCAATAGAAGTAAAAGAGATTATTAAGAAAGTAGAACGTAGAGAAGCGGGAGCAATTAATACTTTTATTGGTACGGTGCGCGAGTGGACAGGCGGTAAACGTACGATGTATTTAAAATATCAAGCTTACCAACCGATGGCCGTAAAAATGTTACAGAAAATAGGTGCAGAAATTGAAAAGAAATGGCCGAACTCGAAAACAGCTATTACACATCGAATTGGTGAGTTGGATATTTTAGATATTGCTGTGGTTATCTGTGTCTCGTCTCCACACCGAAAGGCATCATATGAAGCAAATGAATATGCGATAGAAAGAATTAAACAAATGGTACCTATTTGGAAGAAAGAACATTGGGAAGATGGAGAGACTTGGATGGGAGACCAATTAGAAAATGTTGCATATCCTGAGGGAAGTCCAGATATAAGGGGTGTGAAATAATGATTCATATTTTACTTTTTGCAGATTTACAGGAAAATTTGGGAAAAGCTAGTTTAGAGTATAAATGTGACTCTATAACGATTAGAGAATTAAAAGTACAACTCAAAACAGCATATGGATTATCTAAAATAGATCAAGTAATGATGGCGATAAATGAGGAATATGCAACGGAGGATGATATTGTGAAATCTGGAGACACAGTAGCTTTTATCCCCCCAGTTAGTGGTGGGTAAGTGGATATTATTCAGATGGTAGGATATAAAAATAGTGGCAAAATAACGATTGTAACAAAGAAGCTCTTGTGAAATACTGTCCTTTTCTGTTTTGATGGTAATAATTGTTCGCTTACATAGCAGTCAATTCCATCATGGATGTAACTTCCTATTTCTATTTTGACATTTGTATATTTATGCTAGTTTTTTCAGTTGCAAATTTGTTGAAGGAAAGTACATCGTATGTAAGATATTATCCGCTTAACGATTACTGTAGAAGTTAAATATAACATATGTCCTTATGGAAAAAGAAAGAATCTTTTATAATAGGTGGATTACTGGTCCTGAAAATGAAAATAAAATAGAGGAGTTTTTAAATGTCCACAACTCATCGAAAACATGCTGCAAAACATATTTCATGTGCTGTTATCACGGTTAGCGATACAAGGACAAAAGAAACCGATAAAAGTGGAAAGAAAATCATTGATCAATTAACAAATCATGAACATCAAGTGAATTTGTATGAAATCATTCCAGATGAAGGAGATCAAATTCGAAGGACCGTAGAAAAAT
The nucleotide sequence above comes from Oceanobacillus timonensis. Encoded proteins:
- a CDS encoding enoyl-CoA hydratase/isomerase family protein, whose amino-acid sequence is MVNSIVQEWDHITVEKNVEEKTATITLDRPEKMNTLSFIARSHLSQIFDILNNDDDVKVILIKGAGEKAFTSGGDIAQFMERHPVELSELHVNVAAPERSPKPVIAQLQGYTFGVGLEIALACDFRVAADNTLLALPEINIGMIPGSGGSQRVTKIAGIGRAKDMILRGRRVPAHEAHNWGLVTAVTSSENLEEETNKIVKDLTSKSPMTLKVLKRVLNTAQDSSLSTGMEIEGFAYGMLRSTEDFNEGVQAFENKEKPKFKGK
- a CDS encoding benzoate/H(+) symporter BenE family transporter, producing MKSISNNFKNVTKYLNEKTLSTGILATIFGCTGPALIIIGGARDAGLTTEQMISWLFAVYFFGSLIGIYMALKYKQPIVGAYSIPGAVLVAAGLQSYSLNEISGAYLAAGIIVLILGLSGLIGKIMNWIPVPIVMAMIVGAMIKFGTDMIVSIQGAPLIVGGAIVAYLLSSRLIPKLPPILIAFIIGCILAAFTGQFQVGEMQTGLALPQILMPVFNIEAIISVGIPLALLVIGAENAQSIGVLMAEGYKPPINAMTIISGIGGIVTSFFGGHNANIAGPMTAICASEESGDKEGRYVSVLVNGILFGIFGLVAGIAVSFVVVLPSVLIATVAGLAMVGVLVASLQTAFTGKKFQIGAFFSLIIAMSGISFFGVSSPFWALIGGVLVSLILENKDFNVESIGDENKQEELSQMGV
- a CDS encoding SRPBCC family protein → MDGKGSIKLQGNKETVFASLLNPEVLKNCIMGCKELNQQEENVYQVDLSVGVAAVKGKYDATIRLADVEAPKSYRLIVHGEGGPGFVDAEAEIQLVTVENNITELNYTYEAQVGGKVASIGQRMLSGVAKLIINDFFKKVKKELEKVSNMEGELR
- a CDS encoding class I adenylate-forming enzyme family protein, with the translated sequence MNLGNMFEFSVKRFPENTAIVEENKRYTYREFNSQINKLAVSLQESGIEKGDRVVIILKNRLETVALYWAIQKIGAVFTPINFRLSTDEVAYCVNNAEAKAVIYEPISEEVVLQSNFIKKPILVSILGAKGGDITYEEMLQQENEDYDVPYIDMNDICLMLYTSGTTGKPKGVPRSHMNEYSAATAHIIQNNYTKHESTIGAMPLYHTMGMRSLVTMGLLNGKFVMTPDYNVENTLKVLDKEKITCVYLIPTIFHDIIHHKDFDEFNLRNLKKIGYAGAAMTTELTEKCFEKFKPEVFVNHYGSTEVYTFSICDYLDKKPGCAGKPGFHQELRLIKPDPEGNADPNDLVPIGEPGEIIVNIDSLEAFKGYWNRPDTNKKAIRSGWYFTGDMGVLDEDEDLNVVGRVDDMIISGGENIHPLEVENVLAGHPEVLEVTIVGITDSHWGEKVVAYIVSGSKNLTSEELDIYCKNSNNLANFKRPKEYRFVKEIPKSPVGKILRRILKDTYQGEIKESV
- a CDS encoding xanthine dehydrogenase family protein molybdopterin-binding subunit → MSYIGKSIRRVEDKRLVSGEGTYIDDLSPLSNIQHAAILRSPHAHAVIKKIDVEEARKTPGVIGVVDGQQVKQLTQPLPVGVSAPQAYYPIAVDKVRYVGEPVVVIVAENRYIAEDALEKIKVEYEPLQTVVQISDALSEDSIPLHEEVGSNILNERHFDYGNVDQAFEDANYIIKRKFEFPKVNATPVENYGVIADYTSSEENYTIWSNFHGPFTLHSVMKAALNVPSNQLRIITPKDIGGSYGIKSGVYPYMVLIAVVSRIVGVPVKWIEDRQEHLMASSSGTDRVTWVEAAVKNNGTILGLKMKYADNVGAYIRAPEPASLYRNHSNITGAYRIQNVRLEAIAVTTNKSPTGLIRGYGGPQHYFPLERMIQIISEELNIDVVEVVERNLIQKDEFPYLTASGGMYDSGDYHTALQLALDSINYKDFKKKQKEGWKQGKYLGIGFASIVEPSGSNMGYVTLALTPEERAKGLPKSGAAEGATVSIDPMGGITVRISTVPTGQGHETVAAQIVADTLGVESSMVKVIAELDTSTSPWTVASGSYSSRFAPIGSSAIYLAAHKVKTKLLKIAAKQLETTVEELTMGNGKVYKESNPGISISLKRLIGTTHWNPEVLPEGLEPGLHESAFYTLPEAKAPTELDTVNGSVTYGFVFDAVKVEVDINTGEVKILDYFTVHDAGKLLNPKIANGQILGGLTHGLGAAIYENLVYDKNGQLLTGSFMDYLVPTATEIPNITIKHIETPSPLTVLGAKGLGEGNTMSAPAVIANAVTDALKPLGVTIEQLPLSPDYIWNKIHKKKIVEV
- a CDS encoding (2Fe-2S)-binding protein is translated as MVEIVQDQRAKVSLTINGRVVEKYVEPRRLLSDFIREDLALTGTHVGCEHGVCGSCTILFNGSAVRSCLMFTVQADGSEIKTIEGLFENGEMSSLQEAFIESHGLQCGFCTPGILMSAYEILQSDTRPSKKEIKEILSGHLCRCTGYEGIIEAIEKAFDRKSKE
- a CDS encoding FAD binding domain-containing protein encodes the protein MKPAAFSYLCPSTIEEAMDLLTEYGDEGKIIAGGQSFVPILNMRMSEPEYLIDIHLLKELEGIRLEDNVIKIGALTTQRNLEESVLIKENFPVLEQAVKFIGHVQTRNRGTVGGSVAHADPSAELPLSFLALNAEIIVQSASDTRTADINEFFLTYLTTDMMPDEILTEIRVPIQQPKGYAFEEFSRRHGDFALVSVVCLLSIDNDAKIDSVRLVLGGIDAVPVLADEAMDFLIGKEPTEKVLEEAAELAIENADPDEDLHASIDYRLHLAKTLTKKAIQKAYNMEIGGRNNG